From Rhodococcus antarcticus, the proteins below share one genomic window:
- the rfbB gene encoding dTDP-glucose 4,6-dehydratase, with amino-acid sequence MRLLVTGGAGFIGANFVHQTVTHRPDHQVTVLDSLTYAGNRASLEPVASSVELVEGSIADGPLVDRLVAEHDIVVNFAAESHNDNSLRDPEPFLQTNIIGTYRLLEAVRAHGKRLHHVSTDEVFGDLELDDPKRFTEDTPYRPSSPYSSTKAGADLLVRAWVRSFGIEATISNCSNNYGPYQHVEKFIPRQVTNILSGVKPKVYGAGANVRDWIHVDDHNRALHAILDGGRLGETYLIGADGEADNLTVVRTLLRVLGKAEDWFDFVGDRPGHDLRYAIDAGKLRTELGWTPQYADLETGLAATVAWYRDNEAWWAPAKAATEAGYSALGR; translated from the coding sequence GTGAGGTTGTTGGTCACCGGCGGTGCCGGATTCATCGGGGCGAACTTCGTCCACCAGACGGTGACGCACCGTCCCGACCACCAGGTCACGGTGCTCGACTCGTTGACCTACGCCGGCAACCGCGCGAGCCTGGAGCCGGTCGCGTCCTCGGTCGAGCTCGTGGAGGGCTCCATCGCCGACGGTCCGCTGGTGGACCGCCTCGTCGCCGAGCACGACATCGTGGTCAACTTCGCCGCCGAGAGCCACAACGACAACTCGCTGCGCGACCCCGAGCCGTTCCTGCAGACGAACATCATCGGTACCTACCGCCTGCTGGAAGCCGTTCGTGCGCACGGCAAGCGGCTGCACCACGTCTCCACCGACGAGGTGTTCGGCGACCTCGAGCTCGACGACCCCAAGCGGTTCACCGAGGACACCCCCTACCGCCCGTCGAGCCCGTACTCCTCGACCAAGGCCGGGGCGGACCTGCTGGTCCGCGCCTGGGTGCGCAGCTTCGGCATCGAGGCCACCATCTCCAACTGCAGCAACAACTACGGGCCCTACCAGCACGTCGAGAAGTTCATCCCGCGCCAGGTCACGAACATCCTCTCCGGCGTGAAGCCGAAGGTCTACGGGGCCGGGGCCAACGTGCGCGACTGGATCCACGTCGACGACCACAACCGGGCCCTGCACGCCATCCTCGACGGCGGCCGCCTGGGGGAGACCTACCTCATCGGGGCTGACGGCGAGGCCGACAACCTCACGGTGGTCCGCACCCTGCTCCGGGTGCTGGGCAAGGCCGAGGACTGGTTCGACTTCGTGGGCGACCGCCCGGGCCACGACCTGCGCTACGCGATCGACGCCGGCAAGCTCCGCACCGAGCTCGGCTGGACCCCGCAGTACGCCGACCTCGAGACCGGGCTGGCCGCGACCGTCGCCTGGTACCGCGACAACGAGGCGTGGTGGGCACCCGCCAAGGCCGCCACCGAGGCCGGCTACTCGGCCCTGGGACGATGA
- the rfbD gene encoding dTDP-4-dehydrorhamnose reductase yields the protein MSPAPTRLLVPGGHGQLGTDVAEQARSAGHEVTAPGSRELDITDAAAVDAAVAGVDVVVNCAAHTAVDAAESEPDAAAAVNETGPGLLARACARHGVRLVHVSTDYVFPGDAETPYEPGDPTGPRSVYGRTKLAGEQAVLAALPGAHVVRTAWVYGAAGANFVRTMARLEGERETLTVVDDQHGSPTWTGDLAAGLLELAARTDLPGGVLHATNGGSTTWCGFARAVFAEIDADPARVQPCTTADFPRPAPRPAYSVLSGTAWAAAGLTPLRPWRDALHRAVSLGGLLPTPS from the coding sequence ATGAGCCCGGCGCCGACGAGGCTGCTGGTCCCGGGCGGGCACGGCCAGCTGGGCACCGACGTGGCCGAGCAGGCCCGGTCCGCCGGTCACGAGGTCACCGCACCCGGCTCGCGGGAGCTCGACATCACCGACGCCGCTGCCGTCGACGCCGCCGTGGCCGGGGTGGACGTGGTGGTCAACTGTGCGGCGCACACCGCCGTGGACGCCGCCGAGTCCGAGCCCGACGCTGCCGCCGCCGTGAACGAGACCGGCCCGGGCCTGCTGGCGCGGGCGTGCGCCCGGCACGGGGTGCGCCTGGTGCACGTCTCCACCGACTACGTCTTCCCGGGCGACGCCGAGACCCCCTACGAGCCGGGCGACCCCACCGGACCCCGCTCGGTGTACGGCCGCACGAAGCTGGCGGGCGAGCAGGCCGTGCTGGCCGCACTGCCCGGCGCGCACGTGGTGCGCACCGCGTGGGTGTACGGAGCGGCGGGCGCGAACTTCGTGCGGACCATGGCGCGGCTCGAGGGGGAGCGGGAGACGCTCACCGTGGTCGACGACCAGCACGGCTCACCCACCTGGACGGGTGACCTGGCCGCGGGGCTGCTCGAGCTCGCGGCTCGGACCGACCTGCCCGGAGGCGTGCTGCACGCCACCAACGGGGGGTCGACCACGTGGTGCGGGTTCGCCCGTGCGGTGTTCGCCGAGATCGACGCCGACCCGGCGCGGGTGCAGCCCTGCACCACCGCCGACTTCCCCCGTCCCGCGCCGCGACCGGCGTACTCGGTGCTCAGCGGCACGGCGTGGGCCGCGGCCGGCCTGACCCCGCTGCGTCCGTGGCGCGACGCGCTGCACCGGGCGGTCTCGCTCGGCGGCCTGCTCCCCACCCCGTCGTGA
- a CDS encoding glycosyltransferase family 2 protein, with translation MSITTSEQLAVVTVTFSPGAHLESFLTGVRAATVLQPRVVLADNGSTDGAPEAAVAAHPGVELLRTGENLGYGAAVNRAVADLPAAVEWVLVANPDVRLHPGSLDELLAVAARWPRAAALGPLVREPEGDVYPSARAVPDLVSGTGHAVLGRAWPGNPFSAAYRRTGEEPVERTAGWLSGSCLLLRRSAFRSVGGFDPRYFMYFEDVDLGDRLSRAGWWNVYAPSAEVVHEQGHAARRAPGAMLAAHHASAYRFQADRHPGVVGAPVRLALRVGLAVRSRLAVRAA, from the coding sequence GTGAGCATCACCACCTCCGAGCAGCTCGCCGTGGTGACGGTGACCTTCTCCCCGGGGGCACACCTGGAGTCCTTCCTGACCGGGGTGCGTGCGGCCACGGTGCTGCAGCCCCGGGTGGTGCTGGCCGACAACGGTTCCACCGACGGCGCCCCCGAGGCCGCGGTCGCTGCGCACCCCGGTGTCGAGCTGCTGCGCACGGGGGAGAACCTCGGCTACGGGGCGGCGGTGAACCGGGCCGTGGCTGACCTGCCCGCGGCGGTGGAGTGGGTGCTGGTCGCCAACCCGGACGTGCGCCTGCACCCGGGCAGCCTCGACGAGCTGCTGGCCGTGGCTGCCCGCTGGCCCCGAGCCGCGGCCCTCGGGCCCCTGGTGCGCGAGCCGGAGGGCGACGTGTACCCCTCGGCCCGGGCGGTGCCGGACCTCGTCTCCGGGACCGGGCACGCGGTGCTGGGCCGGGCGTGGCCGGGCAACCCGTTCAGCGCGGCCTACCGCCGCACCGGCGAGGAGCCCGTGGAGCGCACCGCCGGGTGGCTGTCCGGGTCGTGCCTGCTGCTGCGGCGCAGCGCCTTCCGCTCGGTCGGCGGGTTCGACCCGCGCTACTTCATGTACTTCGAGGACGTGGACCTCGGTGACCGGTTGAGCCGCGCTGGGTGGTGGAACGTCTACGCCCCCAGTGCGGAGGTCGTCCACGAGCAGGGTCACGCCGCCCGCCGGGCGCCCGGGGCGATGCTGGCGGCGCACCACGCGAGCGCGTACCGCTTCCAGGCCGACCGGCACCCGGGCGTGGTGGGTGCGCCGGTGCGGCTGGCGCTGCGGGTGGGTCTCGCGGTGCGCAGCCGGCTCGCCGTGCGCGCGGCCTGA
- a CDS encoding NDP-sugar synthase, with amino-acid sequence MSPKDIDAVILVGGKGTRLRPLTMSAPKPMLPTAGVPFLHHLLSRIKAAGMQHVVLGTSFRAEVFSEHFGDGSALGLDIEYVTEAEPLGTGGGIRNVADRLRGEHAMVFNGDVLGGTDLRAVLYTHTTTDADVTLHLVRVGDPRAFGCVPTDAEGRVTDFLEKTEDPPTDQINAGCYVFKRSVLESIPTGRAVSVEREVFPALLTAGARLQGHVDAAYWRDMGTPEDFVRGSADLVRGIAPSSALPGRPGESLVLPGATVDPTALLLGGTVVGAGATVGAGARLDGAVLFDGSAVGAGAVVERSILGFDARIGVRALVRDAVIGDRAVVGARCELLRGARVWPDVQLPDGGIRFSTDV; translated from the coding sequence ATGAGCCCGAAGGACATCGACGCCGTGATCCTGGTGGGCGGCAAGGGGACCCGGCTGCGGCCGCTCACCATGTCGGCCCCCAAGCCGATGCTCCCCACCGCGGGCGTGCCGTTCCTGCACCACCTCCTCTCGCGCATCAAGGCCGCCGGGATGCAGCACGTGGTGCTCGGCACGTCCTTCCGGGCGGAGGTCTTCTCCGAGCACTTCGGTGACGGGTCCGCCCTGGGGCTGGACATCGAGTACGTCACCGAGGCGGAGCCCCTGGGCACCGGCGGGGGCATCCGCAACGTCGCGGACCGGCTGCGCGGGGAGCACGCGATGGTCTTCAACGGTGACGTCCTCGGCGGGACCGACCTGCGGGCCGTGCTGTACACGCACACCACCACCGACGCGGACGTCACCCTGCACCTGGTGCGGGTGGGCGACCCCAGGGCCTTCGGCTGCGTGCCCACCGACGCCGAGGGCCGGGTCACGGACTTCCTCGAGAAGACCGAGGACCCGCCGACCGACCAGATCAACGCCGGCTGTTACGTCTTCAAGCGCTCCGTGCTCGAGTCGATCCCCACGGGGCGGGCGGTCTCGGTGGAGCGCGAGGTGTTCCCCGCGCTGCTCACCGCCGGGGCCAGGCTCCAGGGCCACGTGGACGCGGCGTACTGGCGCGACATGGGGACTCCCGAGGACTTCGTCCGGGGCTCGGCGGACCTGGTGCGCGGCATCGCCCCCTCCAGCGCGCTGCCGGGCCGCCCGGGGGAGTCGCTCGTGCTGCCCGGTGCCACCGTGGACCCCACCGCACTGCTGCTCGGCGGGACCGTGGTGGGCGCCGGCGCGACGGTGGGCGCGGGTGCGCGACTGGACGGTGCGGTGCTGTTCGACGGTTCCGCGGTCGGGGCCGGGGCCGTGGTGGAGCGCTCCATCCTCGGCTTCGACGCCCGCATCGGCGTGCGGGCGCTGGTCCGCGACGCCGTGATCGGCGACCGGGCCGTGGTGGGCGCCCGGTGCGAGCTGCTGCGCGGGGCGCGGGTGTGGCCCGACGTGCAGCTGCCCGACGGCGGGATCCGCTTCTCCACCGACGTGTGA
- a CDS encoding DNA-3-methyladenine glycosylase family protein has product MLAPLSRGRGDPTASTEGGVVWRASNTPDGPVTLALSRTPDGVVHARAWGPGAGRTLDGVPALLGADDDPASFTSHHDRIAAAVRAAPHLRLGATGAVWDVLLGAVLEQKVTGTEARRSWRELAWRFGTPAPGPVPEGLRLPPGPAEVLAIPDWEWHRAGVDLSRRRALLGAASVANRLERAAELRGELGRSLLRKVRGIGVWTAAEVAQRAWGDPDAVSFGDFHVPTVVGWALVGRPLDDEGMAQVLAPYAPQRQRAVRLLEATGAPRPRFGPRLSPSDHRHI; this is encoded by the coding sequence GTGCTGGCGCCGCTGTCCCGCGGCCGTGGGGACCCGACCGCGAGCACGGAGGGCGGGGTGGTCTGGCGCGCGTCCAACACCCCGGACGGGCCGGTCACCCTCGCGCTGTCGCGGACGCCGGACGGGGTGGTGCACGCCCGCGCCTGGGGTCCGGGGGCCGGTCGGACGCTGGACGGCGTGCCGGCCCTGCTCGGGGCCGACGACGACCCGGCGTCGTTCACCAGCCACCACGACCGCATCGCCGCGGCCGTGCGCGCGGCGCCGCACCTGCGCCTGGGGGCCACCGGTGCGGTGTGGGACGTGCTGCTCGGGGCGGTGCTGGAGCAGAAGGTGACCGGGACCGAGGCGCGGCGCTCGTGGCGCGAGCTCGCCTGGCGGTTCGGGACGCCGGCCCCCGGTCCGGTCCCCGAGGGGTTGCGCCTGCCGCCCGGTCCGGCCGAGGTGCTGGCGATCCCGGACTGGGAGTGGCACCGGGCTGGGGTGGACCTCTCGCGGCGGCGGGCGCTGCTCGGGGCGGCGAGCGTGGCCAACCGGCTCGAGCGGGCCGCCGAGCTGCGGGGTGAGCTGGGGCGCTCGCTGCTGCGCAAGGTCCGCGGCATCGGGGTGTGGACGGCCGCGGAGGTCGCCCAGCGCGCGTGGGGGGACCCGGACGCGGTGAGCTTCGGGGACTTCCACGTCCCGACCGTGGTCGGCTGGGCCCTGGTGGGGCGCCCGCTCGACGACGAGGGCATGGCGCAGGTGCTCGCCCCGTACGCACCGCAGCGGCAGCGCGCGGTGCGGCTGCTGGAGGCCACGGGCGCGCCGCGTCCACGCTTCGGGCCCCGGCTGAGCCCGTCCGACCACCGCCACATCTGA
- a CDS encoding NUDIX hydrolase — protein MSAASLYASTVAALDGFRAPSTDQDALRHTVLAFLAARSDACLRACTPGHVTASALVLDADATHVLLTLHPRVGRWIQLGGHCEPSDESLVDAGLREACEESGLDELVIDPEVLHLDTHPITCSGGVPTRHLDVRFLVRAAPGAQIVRSEESVDLRWWPVDALPGTAARDTIGELVRLGLERVARTA, from the coding sequence GTGAGCGCCGCGTCGCTGTACGCCTCCACGGTCGCGGCGCTGGACGGGTTCCGCGCGCCGTCCACCGACCAGGACGCGCTGCGGCACACGGTGCTCGCGTTCCTGGCCGCCCGGTCCGACGCCTGTCTGCGGGCGTGCACCCCGGGCCACGTCACCGCCTCGGCGCTGGTGCTCGACGCCGACGCCACGCACGTCCTGCTCACCCTGCACCCGCGGGTGGGCCGGTGGATCCAGCTGGGTGGGCACTGCGAGCCCTCCGACGAGTCGCTGGTCGACGCCGGGCTGCGCGAGGCGTGCGAGGAGTCCGGCCTCGACGAGCTGGTGATCGACCCCGAGGTGCTGCACCTGGACACCCACCCGATCACCTGCTCGGGCGGGGTGCCCACGCGCCACCTCGACGTCCGGTTCCTGGTGCGGGCGGCACCCGGGGCGCAGATCGTGCGCAGCGAGGAGTCGGTGGACCTGCGGTGGTGGCCGGTGGACGCACTGCCCGGGACGGCCGCCCGGGACACCATCGGCGAGCTGGTGCGCCTGGGCCTGGAGCGCGTGGCCCGCACGGCCTGA
- a CDS encoding coenzyme F420-0:L-glutamate ligase produces the protein MTVLDHAAPGELRVLPVPGLPEFRPGDDLAAAIAAAAPWVTDDDVVVVTSKVVSKVEGRLVSAPADPEARDALRRELVLAESVRVLATKGRTLITESRLGIVQAASGVDASNVDVGELALLPLDPDGSAASLRARLHHLLGVTVAVVLTDTMGRAWRVGQTDTAIGSAGLAVLHRYAGGTDVHGNDLVVTEVAVADELAAAADLVKGKLGGVAVAVVRGLTPVDDGSTARELVRPGPDDLFWLGTTEALAQGRVEGRVQGRREALLRRRSVRTFTDAPVDPGAVRRAVGLALTAPAPHHTAPVRFAWVRTPAVRRHLLDLMAQRWRADLAADGLSPEAVDARVGRGDLLRTAPELVVPFCVPDGAHRYPDDARRAAERTMFTVAVGAAVQGLLVALAAEDLGSCWVGSTIFTPELVARELGLRSDWVPMGAVAIGHPAEPLDVREPKDPRTGLVEL, from the coding sequence GTGACGGTGCTGGACCACGCCGCACCGGGCGAGCTGCGGGTGCTGCCGGTGCCCGGGCTGCCCGAGTTCCGGCCCGGGGACGACCTGGCCGCAGCGATCGCGGCCGCCGCACCGTGGGTCACCGACGACGACGTCGTGGTGGTCACCAGCAAGGTGGTCTCCAAGGTCGAGGGTCGGCTGGTGAGCGCCCCGGCCGACCCGGAGGCCCGGGACGCGCTGCGCCGCGAGCTCGTGCTGGCCGAGTCCGTCCGGGTGCTCGCGACCAAGGGCCGCACGCTCATCACCGAGAGCCGCCTGGGCATCGTCCAGGCCGCCTCGGGGGTGGACGCCTCCAACGTCGACGTCGGCGAGCTCGCCCTGCTCCCGCTGGACCCCGACGGCTCGGCCGCATCTCTGCGTGCACGTCTGCACCACCTGCTCGGCGTCACCGTCGCGGTCGTGCTCACCGACACCATGGGCCGCGCGTGGCGGGTGGGCCAGACCGACACCGCCATCGGCTCGGCCGGGCTCGCGGTGCTGCACCGCTACGCCGGGGGCACCGACGTCCACGGCAACGACCTCGTGGTCACCGAGGTGGCCGTGGCCGACGAGCTCGCCGCCGCGGCCGACCTGGTCAAGGGCAAGCTCGGCGGGGTCGCGGTGGCCGTGGTCCGCGGGCTCACCCCGGTCGACGACGGTTCCACCGCCCGGGAGCTGGTGCGGCCGGGCCCCGACGACCTGTTCTGGCTCGGCACCACCGAGGCGCTTGCCCAGGGGCGGGTGGAGGGACGTGTCCAGGGGCGGCGCGAGGCGCTGCTGCGGCGGCGCTCGGTGCGGACCTTCACCGACGCCCCCGTGGACCCCGGGGCGGTGCGGCGCGCGGTCGGTCTCGCGCTCACCGCGCCCGCCCCGCACCACACCGCCCCCGTTCGCTTCGCGTGGGTGCGCACCCCGGCCGTGCGGCGCCACCTGCTCGACCTGATGGCGCAGCGGTGGCGGGCGGACCTCGCCGCGGACGGGCTCTCCCCCGAGGCGGTCGACGCGCGGGTGGGCCGCGGGGACCTGCTCCGCACGGCCCCCGAGCTCGTGGTGCCGTTCTGCGTGCCCGACGGCGCGCACCGCTACCCCGACGACGCCCGGCGGGCGGCCGAGCGGACGATGTTCACCGTGGCGGTGGGGGCGGCGGTGCAGGGCCTGCTCGTGGCGTTGGCCGCCGAGGACCTGGGGTCGTGCTGGGTCGGCTCCACGATCTTCACCCCGGAGCTGGTGGCCCGCGAGCTCGGGCTGCGCTCGGACTGGGTGCCGATGGGCGCGGTGGCGATCGGCCACCCGGCGGAACCCCTGGACGTCCGGGAGCCGAAGGACCCGCGCACCGGGCTGGTGGAGCTGTGA
- the cofD gene encoding 2-phospho-L-lactate transferase, with protein MKVTVLVGGVGGARFLQGLETALGLGHPDCPHEVTAVVNVGDDVWMHGLRICPDLDTCMYTLGGGIDVERGWGQSGETWVVKGSLAEYGADPDWFGLGDKDIATHLVRTRMLRAGYPLSAVTEALCTRWGPSVRLLPVTDDRCETHVVVTDPTDGEQRAIHFQEWWVRHRAQVPTHSFVQVGAEQAAPAPGVLEAIGDADAVILAPSNPVVSVGAVLAVPGIRGALRTTRGKVVGLSPIVGGSPLRGMADVCLDTIGVETTAEAVGRMYGARSANGLLDAWMVHSEDTADVPGVEVARVPLLMTDRGTTAAMARTALELAGLSL; from the coding sequence GTGAAGGTGACGGTGCTGGTCGGTGGAGTGGGCGGGGCGCGGTTCCTGCAGGGGCTGGAGACGGCCCTGGGGCTGGGGCACCCGGACTGCCCGCACGAGGTGACGGCGGTGGTCAACGTCGGCGACGACGTGTGGATGCACGGGCTGCGCATCTGCCCGGACCTGGACACCTGCATGTACACCCTGGGCGGCGGCATCGACGTCGAGCGGGGCTGGGGGCAGTCGGGCGAGACCTGGGTGGTCAAGGGTTCCCTCGCCGAGTACGGGGCGGACCCGGACTGGTTCGGCCTCGGCGACAAGGACATCGCCACCCACCTGGTGCGCACCCGGATGCTCCGAGCCGGCTACCCGCTCTCCGCGGTGACCGAGGCGCTGTGCACCCGCTGGGGCCCGTCGGTGCGGCTGCTGCCCGTCACCGACGACCGGTGCGAGACCCACGTGGTCGTCACCGACCCGACCGACGGCGAGCAGCGTGCGATCCACTTCCAGGAGTGGTGGGTCCGTCACCGCGCCCAGGTGCCCACGCACTCCTTCGTCCAGGTCGGCGCCGAGCAGGCCGCGCCCGCACCCGGGGTGCTCGAGGCCATCGGGGACGCCGACGCGGTGATCCTGGCACCGTCCAACCCGGTGGTCAGCGTGGGGGCGGTCCTCGCGGTGCCCGGGATCCGCGGGGCGCTGCGGACCACCCGCGGCAAGGTCGTCGGCCTGTCCCCCATCGTCGGCGGGTCCCCGCTGCGCGGCATGGCCGACGTGTGCCTGGACACCATCGGGGTGGAGACCACCGCCGAGGCCGTCGGCCGGATGTACGGGGCGCGCTCGGCCAACGGCCTGCTCGACGCCTGGATGGTGCACAGCGAGGACACCGCGGACGTGCCGGGCGTCGAGGTCGCCCGGGTCCCGCTGCTCATGACCGACCGTGGGACGACGGCCGCCATGGCCCGCACCGCGCTCGAGCTCGCCGGGCTGTCCCTGTGA
- a CDS encoding site-2 protease family protein: MRTRRGPRAPTSHLPSPVFLALLVVTAAGATLLALGGGLSVLRAGAVLTVLGGWAVSLCLHELSHAVVALRGGDTSVREKGYLTLDPRRYADPLLSLGLPVLLLAVGGVPLPGGAVWIDRNQLRSRWVDSAVSVAGPVVNLVLAVVLALLVSTVAMPLPLAGVLSWLALVQVLAFLLNLLPVPGLDGWGVLDPHLSAATRRTAAQVRPFAPLLLFAVLISSSRVSGVLFDVADAVFTAVGGSTVLAGLGQGLFLFWR, from the coding sequence GTGCGCACCCGACGCGGCCCCCGCGCCCCCACGAGCCACCTGCCCAGCCCCGTCTTCCTGGCGCTGCTGGTGGTCACCGCCGCCGGCGCCACCCTGCTCGCCCTCGGTGGCGGGCTGAGCGTGCTGCGCGCGGGTGCCGTGCTCACGGTGCTCGGGGGCTGGGCGGTCTCGCTGTGCCTGCACGAGCTCAGCCACGCGGTGGTCGCCCTGCGCGGCGGCGACACCTCGGTCCGGGAGAAGGGCTACCTCACGCTGGACCCGCGCAGGTACGCGGACCCGCTGCTCAGCCTGGGCCTGCCCGTGCTGCTGCTCGCGGTCGGCGGTGTCCCGCTGCCGGGCGGTGCTGTGTGGATCGACCGCAACCAGCTGCGCTCGCGCTGGGTGGACTCCGCGGTCTCGGTGGCGGGGCCCGTGGTGAACCTGGTGCTCGCCGTCGTCCTGGCCCTGCTGGTGAGCACGGTGGCGATGCCGCTGCCGCTGGCCGGGGTGCTCTCCTGGCTCGCGCTCGTGCAGGTGCTGGCCTTCCTGCTCAACCTGCTGCCGGTGCCCGGGCTCGACGGCTGGGGCGTGCTGGACCCGCACCTGTCCGCCGCGACCCGGCGCACCGCCGCCCAGGTGCGCCCGTTCGCACCGCTGCTGCTGTTCGCGGTGCTGATCTCCTCCAGCCGGGTCTCCGGCGTGCTGTTCGACGTCGCGGACGCGGTGTTCACCGCGGTCGGCGGCTCCACCGTCCTCGCCGGGCTGGGTCAGGGACTGTTCCTGTTCTGGCGGTGA
- a CDS encoding WhiB family transcriptional regulator codes for MVEPDGGRSHLSLVGGASLLGLQPGDEQWQELALCAQTDPESFFPEKGGSTREAKRICTGCEVRDACLEYALANDERFGIWGGLSERERRRLKRESWEADAV; via the coding sequence ATGGTGGAGCCGGACGGGGGTCGGTCGCACCTGTCCCTCGTCGGTGGAGCATCGCTGCTGGGGCTGCAGCCCGGCGACGAGCAGTGGCAGGAGCTGGCCCTGTGCGCCCAGACCGACCCCGAGTCGTTCTTCCCCGAGAAGGGCGGCTCCACCCGTGAGGCCAAGCGCATCTGCACCGGGTGCGAGGTCCGCGACGCCTGCCTCGAGTACGCGCTCGCCAACGACGAGCGCTTCGGCATCTGGGGCGGGCTCTCCGAGCGCGAGCGGCGGCGGCTCAAGCGCGAGTCCTGGGAGGCCGACGCCGTCTAG